In a single window of the Cupriavidus sp. P-10 genome:
- a CDS encoding heme-binding protein: protein MQQKTVLTADDVKKIMAAAETEAKNHHWAVSIVVVDDGGHMLAMQRLDGAAPISAQIAAEKARTSALGRRESKIYEDMINNGRYSFMTAPVLQGMLEGGVPIVANEQVVGAVGVSGVKSTEDAQVARAGIAALGL from the coding sequence ATGCAGCAAAAAACGGTTCTGACGGCAGACGATGTGAAGAAGATCATGGCCGCGGCGGAAACCGAAGCGAAGAACCATCACTGGGCCGTGTCCATCGTCGTGGTCGACGACGGCGGCCATATGCTGGCGATGCAGCGCCTGGACGGCGCCGCGCCGATCTCGGCCCAAATCGCCGCGGAGAAGGCCCGTACGTCCGCCCTGGGTCGTCGTGAATCGAAGATCTACGAAGACATGATCAACAACGGCCGCTATTCGTTCATGACGGCGCCGGTGCTGCAGGGCATGCTGGAGGGCGGTGTGCCCATCGTTGCCAACGAGCAGGTGGTCGGTGCCGTCGGCGTGTCGGGCGTGAAGTCGACCGAAGACGCGCAGGTCGCACGCGCCGGCATTGCCGCGCTGGGCCTGTAA
- the murI gene encoding glutamate racemase, giving the protein MNPSPIGVFDSGLGGLSVLREIRAQLPHESLLYLADSRYAPYGEKPERFVQARTLQACEWLIGQGCKALVIACNTATGHAVELLREKLAVPIIGVEPGLKPAAAASRSKVVGVLATANTLKSSKFARLLASMEGESRFLCEAGLGLVTLIEQGDIDGPAVRQRLDAYLTPMLEAGADTLVLGCTHYPFLAGTIRDMVGDRLALVDTGSAIARQLARKLAEHGLAAAPDAAPHDRFASTKDAAHLRAMAATLLQVEANAETVVIEPAPAC; this is encoded by the coding sequence GTGAACCCCTCCCCCATCGGCGTCTTCGATTCCGGCCTTGGCGGCCTGTCCGTTCTGCGCGAGATCCGCGCGCAGCTGCCGCATGAATCGCTGCTGTACCTGGCCGACTCCCGCTACGCGCCCTATGGCGAAAAACCCGAACGCTTCGTGCAGGCCCGCACCCTGCAGGCGTGCGAATGGCTGATTGGCCAAGGCTGCAAGGCGCTGGTGATCGCCTGCAACACGGCCACGGGCCACGCGGTGGAACTGCTGCGCGAGAAGCTGGCGGTGCCGATCATCGGCGTCGAGCCGGGCCTCAAACCCGCCGCCGCGGCCAGCCGCAGCAAGGTGGTCGGCGTGCTGGCCACCGCCAATACCCTCAAGAGCAGCAAGTTCGCGCGCCTGCTGGCATCGATGGAAGGTGAAAGCCGTTTCCTGTGCGAGGCCGGGCTGGGCCTGGTAACGCTGATCGAGCAAGGCGACATTGACGGCCCCGCGGTGCGGCAGCGGCTCGATGCCTACCTGACGCCGATGCTGGAAGCCGGCGCCGACACGCTGGTGCTGGGCTGCACCCACTACCCCTTCCTGGCCGGCACGATCCGCGACATGGTCGGCGACCGGCTGGCGCTGGTCGATACCGGCAGCGCCATCGCACGCCAGCTCGCGCGCAAGCTGGCCGAACACGGCCTGGCCGCCGCGCCCGATGCCGCGCCGCACGACCGGTTCGCTTCCACCAAGGATGCCGCGCACCTGCGCGCGATGGCCGCCACGCTGCTGCAGGTGGAGGCCAATGCGGAAACGGTGGTGATCGAGCCGGCGCCGGCCTGCTAG
- a CDS encoding energy transducer TonB — protein MFDQRFFKITLAVLLFHAGLLYLIQSGLGRKLTEAVIAPEIIARIIPLEPPKQEAPPEPPKPKPKQETPPKQVKVTTPKPTPPQPKPTPQPVANLPPTPNAPEAPSAPPAPPAPAEPAPAPLSAAPRAVGIGEIQCTPPQPKYPSQSRRMGETGKAVVRLTTDEGGKVIKTAVVSSSGSSRLDQAAVEAVQAMRCKPYMDNGRAVAVTAQQPIGFELN, from the coding sequence ATGTTCGATCAACGCTTCTTCAAGATTACGCTCGCCGTCCTGCTGTTCCACGCGGGCCTGCTCTACCTGATCCAGAGCGGCCTGGGCCGCAAGCTGACCGAGGCGGTGATCGCCCCCGAGATCATCGCGCGCATCATCCCGCTCGAACCGCCCAAGCAAGAAGCTCCGCCCGAGCCACCCAAACCCAAGCCCAAGCAGGAAACACCGCCGAAGCAGGTCAAGGTGACCACGCCCAAGCCGACGCCGCCGCAGCCCAAGCCCACGCCGCAACCTGTAGCCAACCTGCCGCCGACGCCGAACGCGCCGGAAGCGCCGTCCGCACCGCCGGCTCCACCGGCACCGGCTGAACCGGCACCGGCACCGCTTTCCGCCGCGCCGCGCGCCGTCGGCATCGGCGAAATCCAGTGCACGCCGCCGCAACCGAAGTATCCTTCTCAATCACGCCGCATGGGCGAGACCGGCAAGGCCGTGGTGCGCCTGACCACCGATGAAGGCGGCAAGGTCATCAAGACCGCCGTGGTGTCGTCGAGCGGCTCGTCGCGCCTGGACCAGGCCGCGGTGGAAGCCGTGCAGGCCATGCGCTGCAAGCCTTACATGGACAACGGCCGTGCCGTCGCCGTCACGGCGCAGCAGCCGATCGGCTTCGAACTGAACTGA
- a CDS encoding TIGR00645 family protein, which produces MASNPMTRPQTMRPIPSIIFASRWLQLPLYLGLIVAQGVYVYHFLVEVWHLLAHVTEFDENKIMLVVLGLIDVVMISNLLIMVIVGGYETFVSRLGIDNHPDEPEWLDHVNAGVLKVKLSMALIGISSIHLLKTFIDAEQRTTHTIMWQVAIHIAFLASAVAMAWVDRMVTHPAGAHAKPETH; this is translated from the coding sequence ATGGCTTCCAATCCAATGACCAGGCCGCAGACCATGCGGCCGATCCCGAGCATTATCTTCGCGTCGCGCTGGCTGCAGTTGCCGCTTTACCTGGGCCTGATCGTCGCCCAGGGCGTCTATGTCTACCATTTCCTGGTCGAAGTCTGGCACCTGCTGGCGCATGTGACCGAGTTCGACGAGAACAAGATCATGCTGGTGGTGCTGGGCCTGATCGACGTGGTGATGATCTCCAACCTGCTGATCATGGTGATCGTGGGCGGCTATGAGACCTTCGTCTCGCGGCTGGGCATCGACAACCACCCGGACGAGCCGGAATGGCTGGACCACGTCAACGCCGGCGTGCTCAAGGTCAAGCTGTCGATGGCGCTGATCGGCATTTCGTCGATCCACCTGCTCAAGACCTTTATCGACGCCGAGCAGCGTACCACCCACACCATCATGTGGCAGGTGGCGATTCACATTGCCTTCCTCGCCTCCGCGGTGGCAATGGCCTGGGTAGACCGGATGGTGACGCACCCCGCCGGCGCCCATGCGAAGCCGGAAACACATTGA
- a CDS encoding DMT family transporter, which produces MPANTSTAATTPSQLFSPVHALFLVGSMALVGSNVGLGKSIIAHVPVLLFALLRFVIAIVCLAPWYRPARMRQVSRAEWLNLFLQAFFGTFLFTLLMLNGVRLTSAMAAGVITSTIPATVAILSWLVLRERLSRRTVASVLLAVAGIAVLNIARGDSHGAGENSQAWLGNLMILGAVLCESIYVILSRRLTQTLAAIEICAYTHLIGGLLMLPLGLVPLLTFDASTVPAQTWLMLLWYALSASVFSFWLWMKGIRHVPAQLAGVFTSVLPVAAATYGIVVLGEQPGWPHGVALGCVLAGIVLASWPGRIARGAWRGKAAGADPGAAN; this is translated from the coding sequence GTGCCCGCCAACACCTCCACCGCAGCCACTACCCCCTCTCAACTTTTCTCCCCGGTCCACGCCCTGTTCCTGGTCGGATCGATGGCACTGGTCGGCAGCAATGTAGGGCTGGGCAAATCGATCATCGCTCATGTGCCGGTGCTGCTGTTCGCGCTGCTGCGCTTTGTCATCGCCATCGTCTGCCTGGCGCCGTGGTACCGGCCCGCGCGCATGCGCCAGGTGTCGCGCGCCGAATGGCTGAACCTGTTCCTGCAGGCGTTCTTCGGCACCTTCCTGTTCACGCTGCTGATGCTCAACGGCGTGCGGCTGACCAGCGCCATGGCCGCCGGGGTCATCACCAGCACCATCCCTGCCACGGTGGCGATCCTGTCCTGGCTGGTGCTGCGCGAACGGTTGTCGCGGCGCACCGTGGCCTCGGTGCTGCTGGCGGTGGCCGGCATCGCCGTGCTCAACATCGCCCGCGGCGATTCGCACGGCGCCGGCGAGAACAGCCAGGCCTGGCTGGGCAACCTGATGATCCTGGGCGCGGTGCTGTGCGAATCGATCTACGTGATCCTGTCGCGCCGCCTCACGCAGACGCTGGCCGCCATCGAGATCTGCGCCTATACCCACCTGATCGGCGGCTTGCTGATGCTGCCGCTGGGGCTGGTGCCGCTGCTGACCTTCGACGCCTCCACGGTACCGGCGCAGACCTGGCTGATGCTGCTGTGGTACGCGCTGTCAGCCAGCGTGTTCTCGTTCTGGCTGTGGATGAAGGGCATCCGCCACGTGCCGGCGCAGTTGGCGGGCGTGTTCACCTCGGTGCTGCCGGTGGCCGCGGCCACCTACGGCATTGTCGTGCTGGGCGAGCAGCCGGGCTGGCCACACGGCGTGGCGCTGGGCTGCGTGCTGGCCGGGATCGTTCTTGCAAGCTGGCCGGGCCGGATTGCGCGCGGCGCCTGGCGCGGCAAGGCGGCCGGCGCGGACCCGGGCGCGGCGAACTGA
- a CDS encoding ExbD/TolR family protein: MAFGTLDGDDDEVMSEINMTPLVDVMLVLLIIFIITIPVINHAVKIDLPRATNSPNDPKPQNINVSIDASGKVFWNQVEVDQATLESNIALAAQQQPQPELHLRADREVRYERVAEVMAAAQHGGLGKIGFITEPKQ, from the coding sequence ATGGCATTCGGTACTCTCGACGGTGACGACGACGAGGTGATGAGCGAAATCAACATGACGCCGCTGGTCGACGTCATGCTGGTGCTGCTGATCATCTTCATCATCACCATCCCCGTGATCAACCACGCGGTGAAGATCGACCTGCCGCGCGCCACCAACTCCCCGAACGATCCCAAGCCGCAGAACATCAACGTCTCGATCGACGCCAGCGGCAAGGTGTTCTGGAACCAGGTGGAAGTGGACCAGGCCACGCTGGAAAGCAATATCGCGCTGGCCGCGCAGCAGCAACCGCAGCCTGAGCTGCACCTGCGTGCCGACCGCGAGGTGCGCTACGAACGCGTGGCCGAGGTCATGGCCGCCGCGCAGCACGGTGGCCTAGGCAAGATCGGCTTTATCACCGAACCCAAGCAGTAA
- a CDS encoding MotA/TolQ/ExbB proton channel family protein: protein MQDLGLSHLWTQGDFVMRATAIILLIMSLASWIVIFTKAWDLVRLKKMAQGAEKRFWHSDDFDHALETLGANDANPFRTLAIAGKEAAQHHRASQPQLHDVMDISDWLTRSLKSSIDEAVARMQSGLAVLASVGSTAPFVGLFGTVWGIYHALIGIGASGVPTIDKVAGPVGEALIMTAFGLAVAIPAVLGYNALTRGNKAVISKLNRFAHDLHAYFVTGARVRPTGARTDDGTVRLAAAQR, encoded by the coding sequence ATGCAGGACCTCGGACTCTCCCACCTCTGGACGCAAGGCGACTTCGTCATGCGTGCGACCGCCATCATTCTGCTGATCATGTCGCTCGCCTCCTGGATCGTCATCTTCACCAAGGCCTGGGATCTGGTGCGCCTGAAGAAAATGGCGCAAGGCGCGGAAAAGCGCTTCTGGCACTCGGACGACTTCGACCACGCGCTGGAAACCCTGGGCGCCAATGATGCCAACCCGTTCCGCACGCTGGCCATCGCCGGCAAGGAAGCCGCCCAGCACCACCGCGCCAGCCAGCCGCAACTGCACGACGTGATGGATATCTCCGACTGGCTGACCCGCTCGCTCAAGAGCTCGATCGACGAGGCGGTGGCACGCATGCAGTCGGGCCTGGCGGTGCTGGCTTCGGTGGGTTCGACCGCGCCGTTCGTCGGCCTGTTCGGCACCGTGTGGGGTATCTATCACGCGCTGATCGGTATCGGCGCCTCGGGCGTGCCGACCATCGACAAGGTCGCCGGCCCGGTGGGCGAGGCCCTGATCATGACCGCCTTCGGCCTGGCCGTGGCGATTCCGGCGGTGCTGGGCTATAACGCATTGACGCGAGGCAACAAGGCAGTGATCTCCAAGCTCAACCGCTTCGCCCACGACCTGCACGCCTACTTCGTGACCGGCGCCCGCGTGCGCCCCACCGGTGCCCGCACTGACGACGGCACCGTGCGCCTGGCCGCGGCCCAGCGCTAA
- a CDS encoding hemin uptake protein HemP has translation MSTLSLPLSQPREVTRRRLSLRRVEVAQPRRETPATKAAPSTIASMKSAVAALPARLEALVRDSLSSAPAGEPVALDAIMRGNSTLPILHNGEVYTLRVTRYGKLILTK, from the coding sequence ATGAGCACTCTTTCCCTGCCGCTGTCGCAACCGCGTGAAGTCACCCGCCGCCGCCTGTCGCTGCGCCGAGTCGAGGTGGCCCAGCCGCGCCGCGAGACGCCAGCCACGAAGGCAGCCCCGTCGACGATCGCGTCCATGAAATCGGCCGTGGCCGCCCTGCCCGCACGCCTGGAAGCTCTGGTCCGCGACAGCCTGTCCTCGGCCCCCGCCGGCGAACCGGTCGCGCTGGACGCGATCATGCGAGGCAACAGCACGCTGCCGATCCTGCACAACGGCGAGGTCTACACGCTGCGGGTGACGCGCTACGGCAAGCTGATCCTGACCAAATGA
- a CDS encoding AAA family ATPase translates to MDFTRSAEDDRLTLLRSMPGTSSSSALDWMCAQFALRVVCALGPRFNLRSNINDVLTVSAQEMVWPYGVVLRVQRFLAARCADMPAWKGAARLTPEEFLDRHGQWNSAFDESALFYYLDEYVKHHAKDMFAVFDASAAAIAQRLDSERVLLVRNIDMLSRVLDLPDHERKLLLYAALAKYKRDLRAVMVDCKVAHSQEAFQILAGLTGAGAADVAASLRPGSRLETLNLIEQPLPENSVTDLGDLMRLSDRLLHVLLGNYANEAEMMAVFTRPAAPPTLTVADYPHVETDARYLCALLANATRQHASGVNVLIYGPPGTGKTEFARLLAREAGCELYEVDCLDRDGNSLSGKDRYRSLQVSQAFLRGRAHTALLFDEVEDVFPGSARELMSLFGQEDTRASVNGKAWVNQTLEQNPVPVIWISNSIRQIDPAYLRRFQFHLELKIPPPLVRENIIRKHLGGLDVSDAFISGLAARKTLTPAQVQSAARFVELARPDVQEPVEALILRQLEHADRAMGLRPEAEARPVVTHYRLENLHLETRYDVAKIVDALRVRQRGTLCFYGPPGTGKTALAEHIAAELDLPLMIRRASDLMSKYVGETEQQIAAMFARAEEDGAVLLLDEADSFMQSRQQAVRNYEISEVNEMLQGMERFNGIFICTTNLFDRIDEAALRRFSFKIRFLALKPEQRAAMFVDEALGADATLLSDAMRRELEAMDCLTPGDFATVKRQCVLLGEALTPDEFLAQLRQEHAIKPEVRQHRPLGFLQ, encoded by the coding sequence ATGGACTTCACACGTTCCGCTGAAGATGACCGATTGACGCTCCTGCGCTCCATGCCCGGGACGTCGTCCAGCTCCGCGCTGGACTGGATGTGCGCGCAGTTTGCCTTGCGCGTGGTGTGCGCATTGGGGCCGCGCTTCAACCTGCGCAGCAATATCAATGACGTGCTGACTGTCAGCGCGCAGGAAATGGTGTGGCCCTATGGGGTGGTGCTGCGCGTGCAGCGCTTCCTGGCCGCCCGCTGCGCCGACATGCCCGCGTGGAAGGGCGCGGCGCGGCTGACGCCTGAGGAATTCCTCGACCGCCACGGCCAGTGGAACAGCGCCTTCGACGAAAGCGCGCTGTTCTATTACCTCGACGAGTACGTCAAGCACCACGCCAAGGACATGTTTGCCGTGTTCGACGCCTCGGCCGCCGCCATTGCGCAGCGGCTGGACAGCGAGCGCGTGCTGCTGGTGCGCAATATCGACATGCTGAGCCGCGTGCTGGACCTGCCCGACCACGAGCGCAAGCTGCTGCTGTATGCTGCGCTGGCCAAGTACAAGCGCGACCTGCGCGCGGTGATGGTCGATTGCAAGGTGGCGCACAGCCAGGAAGCCTTCCAGATCCTGGCCGGCCTGACCGGCGCCGGCGCCGCTGACGTGGCGGCGTCGCTGCGCCCGGGCTCGCGGCTGGAAACGCTGAACCTGATCGAGCAGCCGCTGCCCGAGAACAGCGTGACCGACCTGGGCGACCTGATGCGCCTGTCCGACCGCCTGCTGCACGTACTGCTGGGCAATTACGCCAACGAAGCCGAGATGATGGCGGTGTTCACCCGCCCGGCAGCGCCGCCCACGCTGACTGTCGCCGACTACCCGCACGTCGAGACCGATGCCCGCTACCTATGCGCGCTGCTGGCCAATGCCACGCGCCAGCACGCCAGCGGCGTCAACGTGCTGATCTACGGCCCGCCAGGCACCGGCAAGACCGAATTCGCGCGCCTGCTGGCGCGCGAAGCCGGCTGCGAGCTGTACGAGGTGGATTGCCTGGACCGCGACGGCAACAGCCTGTCGGGCAAGGACCGCTACCGGTCGCTGCAGGTCTCGCAGGCCTTCCTGCGCGGCCGCGCACATACCGCGCTGCTGTTCGACGAAGTGGAAGACGTTTTCCCGGGCAGCGCGCGCGAGCTGATGAGCCTGTTCGGCCAGGAAGATACGCGCGCGTCGGTCAACGGCAAGGCGTGGGTCAACCAGACGCTCGAGCAGAACCCGGTGCCGGTGATCTGGATCTCGAATTCGATCCGGCAGATCGACCCGGCCTACCTGCGTCGCTTCCAGTTCCACCTGGAGCTGAAGATCCCGCCGCCGCTGGTGCGCGAGAACATTATCCGCAAGCACCTGGGCGGGCTGGATGTCAGCGACGCCTTCATCAGCGGCCTGGCCGCGCGCAAGACGTTGACGCCGGCGCAGGTGCAATCGGCGGCGCGTTTTGTCGAGCTGGCACGGCCCGACGTGCAGGAGCCGGTCGAGGCGCTGATCCTGCGGCAGCTGGAGCATGCCGACCGCGCGATGGGCCTGCGTCCCGAGGCCGAGGCACGGCCGGTGGTCACGCATTACCGGCTGGAAAACCTGCACCTGGAGACCCGCTACGACGTTGCCAAGATCGTCGATGCACTGCGCGTGCGCCAGCGCGGCACGCTGTGCTTCTACGGTCCGCCAGGCACCGGCAAGACCGCGCTGGCCGAGCATATCGCCGCCGAGCTGGACCTGCCGCTGATGATCCGGCGTGCCTCGGACCTGATGAGCAAGTACGTGGGCGAGACCGAGCAGCAGATCGCGGCCATGTTCGCGCGCGCCGAGGAAGACGGGGCGGTGCTGTTGCTGGACGAGGCAGACAGCTTCATGCAGAGCCGCCAGCAGGCAGTGCGCAACTACGAGATCTCCGAGGTCAACGAGATGCTGCAAGGCATGGAGCGTTTCAACGGCATCTTCATCTGCACCACCAACCTGTTCGACCGCATCGACGAGGCCGCGCTGCGGCGCTTCTCGTTCAAGATCCGCTTCCTGGCACTGAAGCCGGAGCAACGGGCCGCGATGTTCGTCGACGAAGCGCTGGGCGCCGACGCAACCTTGCTGAGCGATGCCATGCGGCGCGAGCTGGAGGCAATGGATTGCCTGACGCCGGGCGACTTCGCCACCGTCAAGCGCCAGTGCGTGCTGCTGGGCGAGGCGCTGACGCCGGATGAGTTCCTGGCGCAGCTGCGCCAGGAACACGCCATCAAGCCGGAAGTGCGGCAGCACCGGCCGCTGGGCTTCCTGCAATAA
- a CDS encoding fumarate hydratase, with product MTVIKQEDLIQSVADSLQYISYYHPMDYITSLGRAYELEQSPAAKDAIAQILTNSRMCAEGKRPICQDTGIVTVFVKVGMDVRWDGATMGLTEMINEGVRRGYTHPDNVLRASIVSPPEGGRKNTKDNTPAVIHYEVVPGNTVDIQVAAKGGGSENKSKFVMLNPSDSIVDWVLKTVPTMGAGWCPPGMLGIGIGGTAEKAMVMAKESLMESIDIQDIIARGPKDWVEELRVELYEKVNALGIGAQGLGGLATVLDVKIMACPTHAASKPVAMIPNCAATRHVHFTLDGSGPARLEAPDLSQWPEVEWAPNTETSKRIDLNTLTPEEVASWKPGQTLLLNGKMLTGRDAAHKRIADMLAKGEKLPVDFKNRVIYYVGPVDPVRDEAVGPAGPTTATRMDKFTEMMLAETGLISMIGKAERGPVAIEAIKKHKSAYLMAVGGAAYLVAKAIKEAKVVGFEDLGMEAIYEFDVKDMPVTVAVDSEGTSVHKTGPAEWQAKIGKIPVAAL from the coding sequence ATGACAGTCATCAAGCAAGAAGACCTCATCCAGAGCGTCGCCGACTCCCTGCAGTACATCAGCTACTACCACCCGATGGACTACATCACCAGCCTGGGCCGCGCCTATGAGCTGGAGCAGAGCCCGGCGGCCAAGGACGCGATCGCGCAGATCCTGACCAACAGCCGCATGTGCGCGGAAGGCAAGCGCCCGATCTGCCAGGACACCGGCATCGTCACGGTCTTCGTCAAGGTGGGCATGGACGTGCGCTGGGACGGCGCAACCATGGGCCTGACCGAGATGATCAACGAGGGCGTGCGCCGCGGTTACACGCACCCCGACAACGTGCTGCGTGCGTCGATCGTCAGCCCGCCCGAAGGCGGCCGCAAGAACACCAAGGACAACACGCCGGCCGTGATCCACTACGAAGTGGTGCCGGGCAACACCGTCGACATCCAGGTCGCGGCCAAGGGCGGCGGCTCGGAGAACAAGTCCAAGTTCGTGATGCTGAACCCGTCTGACTCGATCGTCGACTGGGTGCTCAAGACCGTGCCGACCATGGGCGCCGGCTGGTGCCCGCCGGGCATGCTGGGCATCGGCATCGGCGGCACCGCCGAGAAGGCAATGGTGATGGCCAAGGAATCGCTGATGGAATCCATCGACATCCAGGACATCATCGCCCGCGGCCCGAAGGACTGGGTCGAGGAACTGCGCGTCGAGCTGTATGAGAAGGTCAACGCGCTGGGGATCGGCGCGCAGGGACTGGGCGGCCTGGCCACCGTGCTGGACGTCAAGATCATGGCCTGCCCGACGCACGCCGCGTCCAAGCCGGTCGCGATGATCCCCAACTGCGCCGCCACCCGCCACGTGCACTTCACGCTGGACGGCAGCGGCCCGGCCAGGCTGGAAGCGCCGGACCTGTCGCAATGGCCGGAGGTCGAGTGGGCACCGAACACCGAGACCTCCAAGCGCATCGACCTGAACACGCTGACGCCGGAAGAAGTCGCCTCGTGGAAACCGGGCCAGACCCTGCTGCTCAACGGCAAGATGCTGACCGGCCGCGACGCCGCGCACAAGCGCATCGCCGACATGCTGGCCAAGGGCGAGAAGCTGCCGGTGGACTTCAAGAACCGCGTGATCTACTACGTCGGCCCGGTCGACCCGGTGCGCGACGAAGCCGTCGGCCCGGCCGGCCCCACCACCGCCACGCGCATGGACAAGTTCACCGAGATGATGCTGGCCGAAACCGGCCTGATCTCGATGATCGGCAAGGCCGAGCGCGGCCCGGTGGCGATCGAGGCGATCAAGAAGCACAAGTCGGCCTACCTGATGGCCGTCGGCGGCGCCGCCTACCTGGTGGCCAAGGCGATCAAGGAAGCCAAGGTGGTCGGCTTCGAAGACCTCGGCATGGAAGCCATCTACGAGTTCGACGTCAAGGACATGCCGGTGACGGTCGCCGTGGACAGCGAAGGCACGTCGGTGCACAAGACCGGCCCCGCCGAGTGGCAGGCCAAGATCGGCAAGATCCCGGTCGCCGCACTGTAA
- a CDS encoding YeiH family protein has translation MSSATSSSVPRTAAATPAAASPPWSQRLLTLVPLGGIAWLALALAEHPAIARYGLSALTLAMCAGMVAANTLPKHWLAPLAPGMQVARHYLLRLGVALYGLRLTFASIVALGLPGIVVPLTMLVATLLFGTWVGTTFFGLSRREAILVSSGSAICGAAAAIAVSSVVRTDDRQTAVAVATVVLFGTVGMLLYPYLFELANGHWHWAISERMFGIFTGATLHEVAQVIAAGKMISEPTADAAVVAKMVRVLALGPLLLVMALWPQGKGEAGQAPAGKGRLGGILKSVPWFAVGFVAVMALNSAGTVPAAWKAPLIALDNWLLACAMLAIGLHTRIGDLVRAGRKPLALAGVLFVFLMGVGALMCYVMA, from the coding sequence ATGTCTTCCGCCACCTCCAGCAGCGTCCCCCGCACCGCAGCCGCCACACCGGCAGCAGCTTCCCCGCCCTGGTCACAGCGCCTGTTGACGCTCGTGCCGCTGGGCGGCATTGCCTGGCTGGCCCTGGCGCTGGCCGAGCATCCGGCGATCGCCCGCTACGGCCTGAGCGCGCTGACGCTCGCCATGTGCGCCGGCATGGTCGCGGCCAATACACTGCCGAAGCACTGGCTGGCGCCGCTGGCTCCCGGAATGCAGGTGGCACGCCATTACCTGCTGCGGCTGGGCGTGGCGCTGTACGGGCTGCGGCTGACGTTCGCGTCGATCGTCGCGCTGGGCCTGCCGGGCATCGTGGTGCCGCTGACGATGCTGGTTGCCACGCTGTTGTTCGGCACCTGGGTCGGCACGACCTTCTTTGGGCTGAGCCGCCGCGAAGCGATCCTGGTCAGTTCCGGCAGCGCCATCTGCGGCGCGGCCGCGGCCATCGCCGTGTCGTCGGTGGTGCGCACCGATGACCGCCAGACCGCGGTGGCGGTGGCCACGGTGGTGCTGTTCGGCACGGTCGGCATGCTGCTCTATCCCTACCTGTTCGAACTGGCCAACGGGCATTGGCACTGGGCGATCAGCGAGCGCATGTTCGGCATCTTTACTGGTGCGACGCTGCATGAGGTGGCCCAGGTGATCGCCGCGGGCAAGATGATCAGCGAGCCGACCGCCGATGCCGCGGTGGTCGCCAAGATGGTGCGCGTGCTGGCGCTGGGGCCGCTGCTGCTTGTGATGGCGCTGTGGCCGCAGGGTAAGGGCGAGGCAGGCCAGGCGCCCGCCGGTAAGGGCCGCCTGGGCGGCATCCTGAAGTCGGTGCCGTGGTTTGCAGTGGGCTTTGTCGCGGTGATGGCGCTCAACTCGGCCGGCACGGTGCCCGCCGCCTGGAAGGCTCCGCTGATCGCGCTGGACAACTGGCTGCTGGCGTGCGCGATGCTGGCGATCGGCCTGCATACCCGCATCGGCGACCTGGTGCGCGCCGGACGCAAGCCGCTGGCGCTGGCCGGGGTGCTGTTTGTGTTCCTGATGGGGGTCGGCGCGCTGATGTGCTACGTGATGGCGTAA